The Odocoileus virginianus isolate 20LAN1187 ecotype Illinois unplaced genomic scaffold, Ovbor_1.2 Unplaced_Scaffold_1, whole genome shotgun sequence genome window below encodes:
- the LOC110141339 gene encoding LOW QUALITY PROTEIN: arginine-fifty homeobox-like (The sequence of the model RefSeq protein was modified relative to this genomic sequence to represent the inferred CDS: inserted 2 bases in 1 codon), protein MGTPREFMTGLFSSRPTTCGILTPRPGIKPGPSKVXKIWFRNRRFKMKKQQQQQEQQSPKPPSQVLPAKDVPTASTSPHSFLLAVSDSYNSLSPQSLDPFPWAGDSMIMEIPTSDVQMQDPQLERLVASVPALYSDAFDITQIMELYSFPDEDDITNSSFYSLYQYLSPTRPS, encoded by the exons ATGGGCACTCCAAGGGAATTCATGACAGGACTTTTTTCATCACGGCCTACGACgtgtggaatcttaactccccgaccagggatcaaacccgggccctcaAAAGT AAAGATTTGGTTCAGGAACCGGCGGTTCAAAatgaagaagcagcagcagcagcaagagcagCAATCACCAAAGCCACCAAGCCAGGTCCTTCCAGCCAAAGATGTGCCCACAGCATCAACCAGCCCtcattcttttctccttgcagtttcAGATTCCTATAACTCCCTCTCACCTCAGTCCTTAGACCCTTTCCCCTGGGCAGGGGATTCTATGATCATGGAGATTCCTACAAGTGATGTCCAAATGCAAGATCCTCAATTGGAGAGGCTAGTGGCCTCAGTTCCTGCTTTGTACTCTGATGCATTTGATATCACCCAAATCATGGAACTGTACAGTTTTCCCGATgaggatgacatcaccaactcttcCTTCTATTCTCTGTATCAGTATCTCTCACCGACAAGGCCCAGTTAG